A single region of the Garra rufa chromosome 6, GarRuf1.0, whole genome shotgun sequence genome encodes:
- the map9 gene encoding microtubule-associated protein 9: MDDDEPFSTTLAYTKSPKTSRRTTFQDELKKAVSARANSHSYSDDFDDDDVKDDDDDDILKLLKIQKQKKERFKAGKTKGKINDFKLSDDEEENVKPKKVSFMKTKRTSSPVHFEQLHITGSADDQPNVSSFHSTQSRNTSQSPSNSYTPEKNQQSDSPFSSLSDKFQPESTLLQKDEQSKSIMKFRKSLTESPLPLNSENSQQESSFPLTSDGSHWDSPVPLPSEKDEDNQRIGEYGELPIPQPRERSVKPTVSTGLAQDMSPRPKPRQRTANMCDIGQLEEETQAETTAYSRTATSSMSIGLSNTFSSEKSQTSTNDSVLGTYEDQSMSENSKTQSCSTAEQMCEAPATVGSAASEESNERNYSTSFEEKHESSQGDLDHTSTTLSRMSRKSTDRPSSSRSSSSRKSKSSYTAESKYLGTLKILDQKIQETQQVPEAADSLRATVYQEWLKKKEETLKITKRAKAQEEKLKEEKMQEEKLAEIADAKASYDAWKEKKGQVIRKTVKEKQEAIRKQQMEMDKKEEKMETAKQVFEKWKEEHDSILKVRMRQMKQTERRKKLQQVEEKEEKKKDSMSAFNEWSDRKKDVIEEKIRAERRKKKIKEMEEKYEKEEKEKMALEMYEKWLKRKEFQQKREKNEKRIQAILQDEPPPPWSPPNKTIPFGK; encoded by the exons ATGGACGACGACGAGCCTTTTTCTACAACGCTTGCTTACACGAAAAGCCCTAAAACATCCAGAAGAACAACTTTTCAG GATGAGCTAAAGAAAGCTGTGTCTGCCAGAGCCAACAGCCATAGTTACTCTGATGATTTTGACGATGATGATGttaaagatgatgatgatgacg ACATACTTAAACTCCTTAAGATACAAAAACAGAAGAAAGAGAGATTTAAAGCTGGGAAGACAAAAGGCAAAATCAATGATTTCAAGCTTTCAGATGACGAAGAGGAAAATGTCAAACCCAAAAAAGTGTCTTTTATGAAAACCAAAAGGACCAGCTCACCTGTGCACTTTGAACAGCTACACATTACAGGAAGTGCAGATGACCAGCCTAACGTTAGTTCTTTCCATTCCACCCAGTCCAGGAATACTTCTCAAAGTCCAAGCAATTCTTACACCCCAGAGAAAAACCAACAGTCAGATTCCCCTTTTTCTTCTCTATCTGACAAGTTTCAACCAGAGTCCACTTTACTCCAGAAGGATGAACAGTCAAAATCAATAATGAAGTTCAGGAAGAGCCTGACAGAATCTCCCCTGCCATTAAACtctgagaatagtcaacaggaaTCTTCCTTCCCTCTTACATCAGATGGCTCACACTGGGACAGTCCAGTGCCATTGCCTTCAGAAAAAGATGAGGACAATCAAAGGATTGGTGAATATGGTGAACTACCCATTCCTCAACCCAGGGAGAGAAGTGTTAAACCAACAGTCTCCACAG GTCTTGCTCAAGACATGTCACCCAGACCCAAACCCAGGCAGAGGACAGCAAATATGTGTGACATTGGTCAGTTAGAAGAGGAAACACAAGCAGAGACCACTGCCTACAGCAGAACAGCCACGTCTTCTATGTCTATAGGCCTCTCCAACACATTCTCCTCTGAGAAGAGTCAAACATCTACCAATGATAGTGTCCTG GGTACGTATGAAGACCAGTCCATGTCAGAAAACTCCAAGACACAGTCTTGTTCAACAGCAGAACAAATGTGTGAGGCTCCAGCCACTGTAGGCAGTG CTGCCTCAGAAGAGAGCAATGAGAGAAATTACTCAACATCCTTTGAAGAAAAGCAT GAGAGTTCCCAGGGTGACCTTGACCACACATCAACCACACTAAGCCGAATGTCTAGAAAATCAACAGACAG ACCTTCAAGCTCTCGGTCATCCAGTTCCAGAAAATCCAAAAGCTCCTATACAGCAGAGTCTAAATACCTGGGAACATTAAAGATTTTGGATCAGAAGATACAAGAGACCCAACAGGTTCCAGAAGCAGCAGATTCACTTAGAGCGACTGTGTACCAG GAATGgctaaaaaagaaagaagaaactTTAAAAATAACAAAGAGGGCAAAAGCGCAGGAAGAGAAATTAAAAGAGGAAAAAATGCAAGAG GAAAAGCTTGCTGAAATTGCAGATGCAAAGGCCTCTTATGATGCCTGGAAAGAGAAAAAAGGTCAAGTCATCAGAAAGACAGTTAAAGAAAAACAGGAGGCAATCAGGAAACAACAAATGGAAATGgataaaaaggaagaaaaaatggAAACTGCAAAACAG GTTTTTGAGAAGTGGAAAGAGGAGCATGACAGTATCCTGAAAGTCAGGATGAGGCAAATGAAACAGACTGAGAGAAGGAAGAAACTACAGCAGGTTGAAGAGAAAGAAGAGAAGAAGAAGGACTCCATGTCTGCATTCAATGAATG GAGTGACCGAAAGAAGGATGTTATTGAAGAGAAGATAAGGGCAGAACGCAGGAAGAAGAAGATAAAGGAAATGGAGGAGAAATATGAAAAggaggaaaaagaaaaaatggcCTTGGAGATGTATGAGAAATGGCTG aaaagaaaagaatttcaacaaaaaagagaaaaaaatgaaaagaggATACAGGCTATTCTTCAGGATGAGCCCCCTCCACCCTGGAGCCCACCTAATAAAACTATCCCATTTGGAAAatga